The DNA region CAGCGCCCGTTCGGGGCGACGGCCGGTGTCAGCGGGCAGCTGCCATCCAGGTACTCCTGGCGCTGGTTGGTGCTCAGGTTGGTCAGGAAGCAGCGGGTCCGGAATTCGTTGTTGCCGACCACGGGCTGGGTGGCGAGCGGCATCAGCACTTCGATGCGGACCTGGGCGCCGCCAGGGCAGGGATTGCCCACGGTGCCGACCAGCACGCGCGCGTAGTAGGGCTCGCCCACGAACGGTCGGCTGGCGTCGCTGGCGCCGAAGTAGCCGATGCTGGCCATGGTCAGCACCTGGGGCGTGTTGAGCACGCAGCTCAGGGTGTGGGTTTCGGCGAAGTTGCCGTCGAACCACTGGAAGGTCTGGGCCAGGGCATTGCCGGCAGACAGTGCGGCGGCAAGAGTGAGACAGAGCGCGTGCAGACGGGAGAGCTTCGACATGATGGCGGGTCCGGATGAGGGGACCACGACACGGCAACCGGCGTGCCAACGCCCGCACAACGTCGGGTGGGCCAGGTCATGCACGTCCTGCGCGACTGCCAGGTTCCGGAACGCGAACCGGGCGGGGCCCGGTGGGCCGGCCGGGGTTCGCCTCAGCGGACGTGGTAGTCGCCCTCGACCACCCACTTCCAGCTGGTGAGCTGTTCAAGGCCCATCGGCCCGCGCGCATGCACGCGCTGCGTGGACACGGCGACCTCGGCGCCCAGGCCGAACTCGCCGCCGTCGGTGAACCGGGTGCTGGCGTTCCAGTACACCGCGGCGGAATCCACGCGGTCCAGGAAGCGGGCGGCCTGATCGGCATCGTCGGTGAGGATGCCGTCGGAATGGCCGCTGCCATGGCGGGCGATGTGGGCGATCGCGGCATCCAGGCCGTCGACCACGTCGATGCCCAGCACCAGGGCCAGCCATTCGCGGTCGAAGTCGCCGGAGCCGGCCTCGACCACGGCGGCGGCGCCCGGAGTCGCCTGGAAGCCGGCGGCGTCCAGCGCCGCGCGCACCGCCGGCGCCAGGCGCAGCTCGACACCGCGCGTGTGCAGGTCCGCGGCCAGCATCGGAAGGAAACGCGCAGCCACCGCCTGGTGCACCAGCACGGTATCGAGGGCGTTGCACACCGTCGGTCGCTGGGTCTTGGCGTTGGCGATCACCGCCAGGGCGCGCGCCAGGTCGGCGGCGGCATCGACGTACAGGTGGCAGATGCCGATGCCGCCGGTCACCACCGGCATCCGCGCATGCTGCCGGCAGAAGGCGTGCAGGCCGGCGCCGCCGCGCGGGATCATCAGGTCGATGTCGTCGCCGGCGGCCAGCAGTGCGGCGACCGCGGCGCGGTTCGGGGAGTCGACGAAGCCGACCGCGTCGACCGGCAGACCGGTGTCCGCCAGCGCCGCGTGCACCGCCCCGACCAGCGCCCGGTTGCTGGCCAGCGATTCGCTGCCGCCGCGCAGCACCGCGGCGTTTCCGGTCTTGATCGCCAGCGCGGCGATGTCCAGCGTGACGTTCGGGCGCGCCTCGTAGATGGCGCCGAGCACGCCCAGCGGTACCCGCCGGCGATGCAGGCGCAGGCCGTTGGCCAGGGTGCGCTGGTCGAAGCGCACGCCCAGCGGATCGGCAAGGGCGGCCAGCGCATCCAGGCCGTCGGCCAGGGTCGCCAGACGATCGCCGTCCAGGCGCAGGCGGTCGCGCATCGGCGCATCCAGGTGCGCGCCGGCGGCCAGGTCGGCCGCGTTGGCCGCCAGCACCGGTTCCGGGTCGGCGCGCAGCCGCGCGGCCAGGGCACGCAGGAAGGCATCGCGCTGCTCGCCAGGTGCAGCGGCCAGCGCGGGCAGGGCAGCGCGCGCACGGCGCGCCAGGGCGGTGATGTCCTGGGTCATGGGCTTGGGGCCTTGCTGCTCCGGCTCCGTGCTGGGCCGGCATCGGCGTTCATTGTCGCCGACCCGCGCCGCCGGCGTTCAGAGCAGGACCAGATCGTTTCGGTGGATCGCCTCGGGACCGTAGCCGTAGCCGAGCACCGCCTCGATCTGCCCGGACTGGCGTCCGGCGATCCGCTCCAGCTCGGCCTGCGCGTAGTTGGCGATACCGCGCGCCAGTGGCTGGCCATCCTGGCCCTCGACCTCCACGGTGTCGCCCCGGCCGAAGCCACCCTCGCAGCCGGTGACGCCGACCACCAGCAGGCTGCGGTCGCCGCGCAGGGCGGCGCCGGCACCGGCGTCGACGCGGATCCGCCCACGCGCCCGGCCGCCAGCCAGGATGTAGCGTTTGCGCGCTTCGCGTGGCGCCAGCAGCGCACCGATCCGGGTGCCGATCGCTTCACCGGCAAGCAGGCGCGCCACCACCGCGGGATCGCCACCATGGGCGATCACCGTATCGGTGCCGGCGCGCCGGGCGATCTGCGCGGCCTTGAGCTTGGTCAGCATGCCGCCGGTGCCGAGCGTCCCGGCGCCGCCGCCTGCCGCCTGCCAGATCGACTCGGGGATCTCCTCGCCGTCGATGCGCTCGATCAGCGCGGCATCCGGGTGCAGGCGCGGATCGGCCTCGTACAGGCCCTGCTGATCGGTCAGCAGGATCAGCAGCGGGGCGTCGACCAGGCCGGCAACCAGGGCCGACAATTGGTCGTTGTCGCCGACCCGGATCTCGGCGGTCGCCAGGGTATCGTTCTCGTTGACGATCGGCACCACGCCGGCGTCGAGCAGGCCGAGCAGGGTGGTGCGGGCATTGAGGTAGCGGCGCCGATGCTCGACGTCGGCGTGGGTGAGCAGCACCTGCGCCACCGCCAGCCCTTCCGCCGCGAACAGCTCGCCGTACAGGGCCATCAGCAGCGGCTGGCCGATCGCCGCCAGCATCTGCTTGTGCGGGACGTCGCGGCCGGCGGTGATGTCCGGCCGGCGCATGCGCCCGGCGGCCACCGCCCCGGAGCTGACCAGCACCGGCGCGTGACCCTGATCGATCAGGGCGCGCAGGACACGCACCAGGGCGGCCAGGCGGCCGCGGTCGGGCGCGCCCGCGGCATCGGTGACCGTCGAGGTGCCGAGCTTGATGACCAGTCGCATCCCCTGTCCTGCCTGTCGAACCGTCGTGGGCGTTCGCAATATATGCGATTGACGAAGGCTCGGCGACCCAATATGTTGTGGTCGCTGGTTTCCGTGGTCGTCGATCGCGGAACGAAGAGGGAAGCCGGTGGAAATCCGGCGCTGCCCCGCAGCGGTATGGGGAAACGACCGTCGAACAGGCACTGGCGCGCAGGCGCCGGGAAGCCCGGCCACTAGGTGGAGGTCCGCCTCCAGGTCCCCGAGCCCGAAGACCTGCCAGCACCCGCGCGCAGCACGAACGCGCGGTTCCGGTCCAGCGACCCTCGCGGGAGGGCGGCCGGACGATCCGGCTGGCCGCGCGGCGGCACGCCGGGCGTCCATGCGCGTCATCCCGATGCGGTCCTGGCCGGCGGGCGGACGATGGTGCGGGCCGAGGGGCCGGCGTCGTCGGATGCCCGCCAACGCGTTGCCGCGTGGGCGGTGGCGCGGCCCGTGCGTTGCCGAGGACGCCCGCATGACCCATTCCATGGAAACCCCCGATCTGGCCGCGCCGGAGGTCCGCCCTTCGTCGAGCGCGGAGCCGACATCGGCACTGGTGCTGTCGCCACCCCACCACCCCAGCGTCATGACCGTCGCCAAGCGCGATGGACGGCGCGAGCCGGTGGATCTCAACAAGATCGTCCGGGCCGTCACCCGCTGCACCGACGGACTTGCCGGAGTCGATCCGATGCGTGTCGCGACCCGAACGATCTCCGGTCTCTACGATGGCGCGACCACCCGCGAACTCGACGAGCTGTCGATCCGCACCGCGGCATCCCTGGTCGCAGAGGAGCCCGAGTACGGGCGCCTGGCGGCACGCCTGCTCGCCCAGGTCGTCGAGAAGGAAGTGGCTGGCAACGGCATCCATGCCTTTTCGCAATCGATCGCCCGTGGTCACGACCTCGGCCTGGTCTGCGATCGTCTGCTGGGCTTCGTGCAGGCGAACGCGCGCAAGCTCAACGACGCGATCGACCGGCTGCTCGATGCCGAGTTCGACTATTTCGGCCTGCGTACGGTCTACGACCGCTACCTGCTTCGCCACCCCCAGCAACGCACCGTGATCGAGACGCCGCAGCAGTTCTTCATGCGCATCGCCTGTGCGCTGTCCGGCGAGGACACTGGACTGGCGCTCGACCTGTACGGTCGCATGGCGCGGCTGGAGTACCTGCCCAGTTCGCCGACGCTGTTCAACGCAGGCACCCGTCATGAGCAGCTGTCCAGCTGCTTCCTGCTCGATTCTCCCGAGGACACCCTCGACAGCATCTACCAGCGCTACGCCGACATCGCCCGGCTCTCCAAGTTCTCCGGCGGCATCGGCCTGTCCTACTCGCGGATCCGCTCGCGCGGCTCGCTGATCCGAAGCACCAACGGCCTGTCGAATGGCGTGGTGCCCTGGCTGAAGACCCTCGATGCCTCGGTGGCGGCGGTCAACCAGGGCGGCAAGCGCAAGGGCGCGGCCTGCGTGTATCTGGAGCCCTGGCATGCCGACGTCGAGGAGTTCCTGGAGTTGCGCGACAACACCGGCGACGAGGCGCGGCGCACCCACAACCTCAATCTGGCGAACTGGATCCCCGACCTGTTCATGCGCCGTGTCGAGGCCGATTCGGCCTGGTCGCTGTTCGATCCCCGCGACGTACCGCAACTGGTCGACCTCTGGGGTGACGAGTTCGACCGCGCCTACGAGGCGGCCGAGGCGGCCGGGCTGGCCCGGAAATCGCTTCCCGCGCGCGAGCTGTACGCCCGGATGATGCGCACGCTGGCGCAGACCGGCAACGGCTGGATGACCTTCAAGGACAAGGCGAACCGGGCTTGCAACCAGACCCGGCTCGCCGGCCGGGTGGTTCACCTGTCGAACCTGTGCACCGAGATCCTGGAGGTGACCTCGGCCGAGGAGACCGCGGTC from Lysobacterales bacterium includes:
- the proB gene encoding glutamate 5-kinase translates to MRLVIKLGTSTVTDAAGAPDRGRLAALVRVLRALIDQGHAPVLVSSGAVAAGRMRRPDITAGRDVPHKQMLAAIGQPLLMALYGELFAAEGLAVAQVLLTHADVEHRRRYLNARTTLLGLLDAGVVPIVNENDTLATAEIRVGDNDQLSALVAGLVDAPLLILLTDQQGLYEADPRLHPDAALIERIDGEEIPESIWQAAGGGAGTLGTGGMLTKLKAAQIARRAGTDTVIAHGGDPAVVARLLAGEAIGTRIGALLAPREARKRYILAGGRARGRIRVDAGAGAALRGDRSLLVVGVTGCEGGFGRGDTVEVEGQDGQPLARGIANYAQAELERIAGRQSGQIEAVLGYGYGPEAIHRNDLVLL
- a CDS encoding ribonucleoside-diphosphate reductase subunit alpha: METPDLAAPEVRPSSSAEPTSALVLSPPHHPSVMTVAKRDGRREPVDLNKIVRAVTRCTDGLAGVDPMRVATRTISGLYDGATTRELDELSIRTAASLVAEEPEYGRLAARLLAQVVEKEVAGNGIHAFSQSIARGHDLGLVCDRLLGFVQANARKLNDAIDRLLDAEFDYFGLRTVYDRYLLRHPQQRTVIETPQQFFMRIACALSGEDTGLALDLYGRMARLEYLPSSPTLFNAGTRHEQLSSCFLLDSPEDTLDSIYQRYADIARLSKFSGGIGLSYSRIRSRGSLIRSTNGLSNGVVPWLKTLDASVAAVNQGGKRKGAACVYLEPWHADVEEFLELRDNTGDEARRTHNLNLANWIPDLFMRRVEADSAWSLFDPRDVPQLVDLWGDEFDRAYEAAEAAGLARKSLPARELYARMMRTLAQTGNGWMTFKDKANRACNQTRLAGRVVHLSNLCTEILEVTSAEETAVCNLGSVNLARHVDEHGFDFDRLAATVQAAVRQLDAVIDLNFYPIESARRGNLRWRPVGLGVMGLQDVFFRLRLPFDSAEALALSTRIAEEIYFNALAASVDLAIADGPHPAFAETRAAEGELQFDAWGTQPGDPARWDALRVRIREHGLRNSLLVAIAPTATIASIAGCYECIEPQVSNLFKRETLSGDFLVVNRYLVEELKRIGQWTPGMRDRLKLAEGSVQGVEEIPEPLRLIYRTAWELPQRSLIDLAAARGAYIDQSQSLNLFIESPGIGQLSSMYMYAWKAGLKTTYYLRSRPATRIAKTTVADRPTATAAVACSLENPESCEACQ
- a CDS encoding glutamate-5-semialdehyde dehydrogenase, which encodes MTQDITALARRARAALPALAAAPGEQRDAFLRALAARLRADPEPVLAANAADLAAGAHLDAPMRDRLRLDGDRLATLADGLDALAALADPLGVRFDQRTLANGLRLHRRRVPLGVLGAIYEARPNVTLDIAALAIKTGNAAVLRGGSESLASNRALVGAVHAALADTGLPVDAVGFVDSPNRAAVAALLAAGDDIDLMIPRGGAGLHAFCRQHARMPVVTGGIGICHLYVDAAADLARALAVIANAKTQRPTVCNALDTVLVHQAVAARFLPMLAADLHTRGVELRLAPAVRAALDAAGFQATPGAAAVVEAGSGDFDREWLALVLGIDVVDGLDAAIAHIARHGSGHSDGILTDDADQAARFLDRVDSAAVYWNASTRFTDGGEFGLGAEVAVSTQRVHARGPMGLEQLTSWKWVVEGDYHVR